ACCATCCTCCTCTCAACCATCCTCCTCTCAATCATCCCTCTCTCAACCATCCTCCTCTCAATCGTCCCCTCTCAACCATCCCCCTTCCTTCCCTCTCATGAGCTGAGAGCCGGTCCCCTGAGAATGCTCTTTTTATCCACCGATCCCCAGCATTTTGAGGAGGAGGATCTGTCTCTTCTCCGGGCGGTGCAGGGACTGGACATTCGTCTGCAGATAGGAGAGACCGCATCCTTCGAGGAGCTCAAGGAGAGCATCAAGTCCCTCCAGCCTCACCTGGTATATCTCTCTGGGGAGGCAAATCTCTCCGCCGGCGCCTCTGGAAGGGAGGCGGGCTTCGCCTTCATGGATCCTGCAGGCAAGCCCGATATGCGGTCGGCAGAGGAGATAGCCCGTGCTCTGGAGGGGGGCGGAGTGGAGTGCATCATCCTCGGCGGGGGGAGAAGGGGGCCCGATCCAGCCCGGGATCTTCTCTGCCAGAGGCTGGCGGAGGATCTGTCTGTGGCAGTGGCCTGGAATGGCTCCTTTGCCCCTCAGGGGATCATCTCCCCGCTTTCACAGGGCCTGGCGGTGCATGAAGCCATTTGGGGCAGGGGTCGGGAGATGCTGAAGAAAATCCTGGGAGGAGATGAGGATGGAAAGGAGGGAGCGATACAGGCATATCCTTTCATCTATCTCGTCCGGGAACCAAGAGGCCTCTTTGATCCCCACAAGGAGAGAGAGGAGGAAGAGGCAGGATATCAAATGCTTCCCCCTATGCCAGGGATGACAGAAGGGCATGCAGGTGGATTTGTCAATAGAAGACGGGATCTGCACCGCCTCTATCCCGATCTGAGGCAGGGTATATCAAACACTCTTATAATCACTGGCGAGCCTGGCAGAGGAAAGAGCGCTCTTGCCAATCGCCTGGCCAGAATGCTTGCCGCCTCCGGCTATCTTGTGATTCCGCTTGGGGGAAGCATCCATAACCCCATAACCTCGGCCCGGATATTGGAGGCGGCAGGCCGGCAGTTGGCGGCAGCAAGTGAGCTTCAGGGGCGGGAGAGAGCGAATGGGCTCTTGGATTCAGCATTGTCTGCCGGCGAGAGGCTGGCTGCCCTGATGGAGCTTCTCCGCTCCAACCGCATCCTCATGCTCTGGGATGACCTCGGCCTGGAGGAGGGGACGGGCATGATCTCCGATCCCCATCTGGGCGAGCTTTTTCAGCAAATGGTCAAGGGCCTGCGTTCCAGCCGGGCGATCATCACCTGCTCTGAGGCCCCGGCGGACGTTCCCATTCTCCCCCGCCTGGCCAGGAGCTGGAGGCTGGATATGCTCTCCCAGGCGGCCTTCCTGCGGTTCGTCCTCCAGGATAGGGCGACAGGCGAAAGATACCGCAATGGTGAGCTCTCTTTTGATGCTCTGGCCGACCTTTACGCCCAATACAAGAGAGATCCCTCTGGGCTGGAGCAGATCCGCAGTGCTCTGGCAGAAGGTCTGCCCTCCGGGGGCGATCCCCTATCCTGGCTCCTTGAGAGCCTAAGCCCTGAATCGCTTCTTACACTGCAGAGGATGGCGGTCTATGATGTGGCCATGAGCGCGGAGGGATTGGCCGCTGCAGCTATGAGCAGCCCTGAGAGGATAATTGAGAGCCTGCCCCTCTGGGAGGGGCTGTCGCTCTGCCATAAGGCCGGTGAGCTGTGGGCAGTTCATTCCTCCGCCCGCGCCGCCCTTCGAGAGGGGCTGAGCCTGGAGGAGAGGAGGGATGCTCATAAGAGGGCGGGAGCATTTCTGGAAGAGATGGCGGAGGCAGGTCGCAGCCAGGACTTATCATTGCTCCGCCTCGATGCCCTCCTGGAGGCGCGGGGACATTATCTGGAGGGCGGCGACCTGGCAGAGGCGAGGAGGGTGACCTTCAGGATCAGCAGCTATCTGGACCGGCGGGGATACCACAGCGAGCTGATCAGATTGAACCGGGAGATAGCAGAGCGGGAGGAGGAAGAGGGGAAAGAGCAGGGGGATGGGCCGGAACCGGATACGATGAACTGGATCGCCCAGGCCTATTCCAACCAGATGGATCTGGAGAATGCTGTCCGGTGGTACAGAAGAGCACTGGATATCGCCCCCAATGCCATCAGCTATCAGGGTCTGGGAATGATCAATCTCAGCCAGGGCGAGTACGATCAGGCAGAGGAGAATCTGCATAAAGCGGAGCAATTCTATCTGAGCCGGAATGACCGGCAGGGGAGGGCAGCAGTTCTGCAGGCTCTGGCCTCAATCGATATGGCACAGAAGAGCGGCTCAGCAGCCAAAGAGAAGCTGGAGAGGGCTGCCCGGATCCTGGAGGAGCTGGGAGATAAGATGGGTGAGGCGGCAGTTTTGCAGAAGATGGCGGGCATTGATATGATGCGGCGCCATTTCGATTCTGCCCGGCCCAGCCTGGCCAGATCCCTGCAGCTGGCAAGAGAGATGGGCGACCGGTCGGGGGAAGCTGTTCTGCTCTTCAATCTGGCTGATCTTGACCGGGAGACGGGAGAGCTGGCCCGGGCAGCTGGGGAGCTGGATCAAGCTCTGGCCATCACCCGGGAGCTGGGCGACAGCAAAGGCACTGCTGCCAGCCTGCACGGCCTGGGAATGATCTTCTCTCAGGCGGGGGAGAAGGAGAAGGCAGCAGAGCATTTCCGCGAGGCCTTGAGCACCTATCAGGAGTTAGAGGACAAGCCGGGCGAGGCTGGAGCCCTCTTCCAGCTCGGCGCCCTGGCGGTGCAGATGGACAGGATAGGGGAAGGGCTCCGCCTCATGGCTCTATCTGCAGTGGTCTTGAGAAGCATCAATAGCGATGAGGTCAAGAGCATCGAGCCGGTGGTGGAGCGGCTGGCCTCGCAGCTCAACTACAGCCAGGATCAGTTTGTAGCTATGCTCCAGGAGGTCATGCATAGCTATGTTAAAGACAGGGGCATGGGGCTGGTGAAGAGGACCTTTGAAGATAAAGGGAGTATCAAATGACCCAGAGCAAATAGAGGCAAACGATAACTATCAAACGATAACTATCAAATGATAACTATCAAATGATAACTATCAAACGAAAACGATCAAACGAAAACGATCAAATGGAGACGATCAAAGGGAGAAGATGCAGATGGTATCTTCAGTTGGCAGTCACATCGCCTCTGCACCCAATGCCTGCGCCTCCACCGGAACCTCCTCCACCGGGCAGGCGGCGATCTTCTCTGCCAGCTTCGCCAGGACCTCTTTTCTCATCCCGCCCACGAACTTGATGGAGCCAACGACTAGATGGCCTCCCCCTGAGACCCCTCCATTGGGGATCTCCTCCATCAGCTCCTTGACCATCTGGGGGATGTTCATCCTCACCCCCCGGCTGCGCAGCACTGCGAAATCCGGGCCGTAACCTATGGTGACCACCGGTTTTCCATCGTACTTCTGGCATAGTCGGTCGTGCACCTCGCCAGAGGTCTTTCCCGGCGGGGGGAAGGTGAACTTATGGGCGAAGTTCTCCACATCCAGGACATTCATGATGATGCCATTGGGAAGCTTGGTGCTCTTGACATTGCCCATGCTCGCCCGGAGCTGCTCGTCTATGGCAGAATTGGCCTGCTCGCATAAAAGCTCCACGATTTTTTGATGGCGGTCGAGCCGGCCAAGGCATAGGATGTCGTTTATCATTCCCCGGCCGTCATTGAAGCGCTGCCAGAAGGCCTCAAAGTCCAGGGCAAGGGCGATCTTCTTCAGATCATCTCTGGAGAAGCGCTCCTCCACCAGGCGGATGTACTCCTCTGCCTCCGGGGCCTCGCTGCGATCGCCCACGGCAGATACGGCAGGGAAATGGAGGATCTTGTTCTCAATCCCGGGTTGGATCATGCGGGCGATCTCTGTGGCCAGCATGCCAGTGGTCAGGCCGAAGTCCCCACCAGCATGGGCGGGATTGACATGGGCCACCAGGAACTGGTCCACTATCTTGTGAGGGTGGTGATGGTCGACCACCAGCATCTCCAGGCCGTAGACCTGGGCCAGACGCATAGCGGGAACATCCTCTTCAGTCGAGCCGTTGTCCATCAGAACGATAAGAGGCATCTTCTGGCCGTGCCGGTTCTGATCCTCCAGAGCGAATGTCAGATCCTTGGTCACATCCTCCAGCTCGTAGAAGGGGGCTTTGCTGGGGGCGCGGCGGTAGTTATGGTACTCGGCATCTGGGCCGCCCACCTCGGCGATCAGAGGGAGGATGGCCATCTCAATGGCCACTGCAGCGGAGATGCCATCGGCATCAGCATGATGGCGGACGACTATTGGCTGGGACTTGAGTATAGCACGGCGGATCTCTTTGGCCACCGCCCTCATCGCCGGACGCAATCTCTCCATGATCTCGCTTTCGACCAGAAACTCCGTCTGCGCCGGCTCGGCCCGAAGATCGATGGCCTTCTCGATCTGCTCTTTCACCTGGGAGGCCTCCCCTCCCCAGAGGCGTTTCATGGATTTTATCTCCACCTGGACCTGGTTGTTGCGCAGTGTGGCCTCGCCGATCACCCGGACCATCATGTCGCTATCGATATCTGAGTAAGCCCGCACCCCGGCCCGCTCGAAGGCGGCGCAGAAGACCAGGCCGCTGTCATCGGCCAGAGTGAATATGGTCGGGCCGCCGGTCTGTTTGACCTGGATCACCTCTCCTTTGATCATGATCGTCTTGCCCACCAGGCGGTGAAGGTCTGCTGCCTTGGAGAGAGGAAGCTCCTTTTCCACCTCCACAGTGTTGTACTCCTTCAGCTCCACCGGCTCCAGCTCGATGTTGCCATTGGGAAGGATGTTCCTCACTATCACCAGGATGCTGTCGCCGGCCTCAGGGCGGCTCTTGAGGTACTTATTGTGGGCAAGGCCGCGCACGGAATCGGACAGATCGACAAAGGCCCCGAAGTTCGCCAGGCCGGAGACCTTGCCCTGATAGATATCTCCCACGGAGATGTCTCTGATATCGCAGGCCGGATCGAGGATGTGAACCAGCGGCTTTTTGGCGCATCGCTCACAGAACTCTTTCTTGCTCTCCAGCTTTGTCCCGCAGACCACGCAGAGATATTCCCGGCCCAGGCCGTGGCATTCAGGGCAGCTCTCGGTGAGGGGGATCTTGCCGCTGCCATGACAGACGCTGCATGTTGCCGAGCCGCTCTCAATCAGAGATTTCATGTCATTGTCCGAAGCCTCTCCCAGGGAGATGGACTCGGTCGTTCCCTTGCCATTGCAGTTGGGACAGGGCTTCTCCCCAATCTTGAGCACTCCACGGCCCTGACATCTCTCACACTGATTCATTGCCCGTGAGATGGTCATAGAGGAATTTATAGCTTCGGGAAGGCTCTAAATAAGAGGGGCCATATTCTTGCCGCCCGTGCGAGCAGTGGTTTTACGCCTGGGGCATCGGCCGGAGAGGGACAAGAGGGTCACCACCCATGTGGGCCTGGTCGCCCGCGCCTTTGGGGCGGAGGAGATGCTTCTTTGCGGTCGCGACGCCCACGTGGAGGAGAGCCTGGATGATGTGGCCAGGCGGTGGGGAGGAGACTTCCGCCTCACAGCGGATGCCTCATGGAAGGGGGAGATGGTGCGCTGGAAGGAGAGAGGGGGAGGGGTGGTTCATCTCACCATGTACGGCTCTAATCTGCCCGATGTGATCGATGAGATCAGAAGAAGAAAGGAGATCATGGTGGTGGTGGGGGCAGAGAAGGTTCCAGCAGAGGTGTATGAGCTGGCGGACTGGAATGTGGCGGTGGGAAATCAGCCCCATTCTGAGGTGGCGGCGCTGGCGGTATTCCTGGATAGGCTCTTTCAGGGGGAGGAGCTGGCGCGGGAGTTTGAGGGAGGCCTGAAGATCGTGCCCTCCCCGCGGGGAAAGGAGGTCCTGTATCCGGAGAACGGCCTCGATGAGGAGGAAGGGGGCAGGGATAAGGAGGAAGGCGGGGATAAGGGAGAGAGGATGAGGGGGGGGATAAGGAGAAGGGTGAGGAGGATGATATGGGCAACGTGGGTGAGGAGGAGGATGGGGACGGAGGCGGAGCGCTCCCGGGCGCAGAGGCCGGCCTCCTCTTATGGAGATAGCAATGCAGTAGTCTGAGAGCGATGAGGCTTCTGATAATTGGGATCAACATCCGGCATATCGCCTGTTCCGCCTGGCGGGCGGGGCATGAGGTCTATGCTGTCGATGGCTACTGCGACCTGGACCTGGAGAGCTGCGCCTGTGATATGGCGCCCTTGTCCAGGGATGGAATGGAGGGGCCAAAGGGAGAAGGTGATCCGGTCTCTGAGCATATCGAGAGGGTTCGCCCTGATGCTATCATCCTTGGGCCGGGGCTGGAGGAGGTCAGGGTCAGGGGGTGCCGCGCTTCGACAATTCGCCCGATAAGGTGCGCAGGATCTCAGACAAGCTCTGGCAGGCCCGCTGGCTGGAGAGGAATGGCTTTCCCTTCATCAGGACAGAGGCCTCTGCAGAGGGGCTGGACTTTCCGGTAATGATCAAGCCCAGGCGGGGGGCGGGCGGTGTGGGCTGCAGAGTGGCCAGGACTCGCAGCGAGCTTGACTGGGGGGAGGGGCTGATCTATCAGGAGGTCGTTGCCGGCCGGCCGGCGAGCGTCTCGGTCATCAGCGACGGAAAGGAGGCGCGGGCGCTGGCGGCGAATGAGCAGCTCATCGGCGAGAGCTGGACGGGAGCCGCGGGCTTTCGGTACTGCGGGAACATCACCCCCCTGGAGCCTCACCCTGAGAGCGATATAGCAGGCATGGCGGAGGGCATCGTCTCCCGGCTGGGGCTGGTGGGCAGCAACGGGGTAGATTTACTGATCACTGAGGAAGGGGCGGTGGTGGTGGAGGTCAACTGCCGCTTTCAAGCAAGCCTGGATTCTGTGCAGTGCGCCACAGGGGTCAATCTCTTCCAGGCTCATCTGAATTCCTTCCGGGGAGTGCTGCCCGAAAGGCCCGCCATCATCTGCTCTGCTGGAAGGGCGATCCTCTACGCCTCCCGCCCTCTGAAGATCAAAGAGAGGCTGCTTTTTCCCTGGACGGCAGACGTCCCCCGCCCGGGATCGAGAGCGGAAAGGGGCGATCCCTTCATCTCCGTCCTGGCCAGGGGGAGTAATAGGGAAGAGGTTGTCAGCAGATTGAGAGAGAGGGGGGATTTGGTCAGGAAGGCCCTTCACTGAAATATGCGGGCGATGTATTGCAGACAGGGCGAAAAGATAAGTTAGAGGCAGATCAGATCTCATCCTCTATCCATAATCTGGACGGGCGCTGGCCCATCAGATTGAAGATATCAAAGGGAAGTATACTTGCAATTCTGGAGAGCGGATGCCCTTGGACCCAACCAGCGGTGAGAATGCGGCCCCTGGATCAGAGAGCATCATCATTCAGGCAGAGAATGTGATGCTTCAGGCGGCCCAGCAGGCAAAGAATGAAGAGCGCGACCCATCCAGTATGCTCCGGGTGCTGGCCCTCCTGGCCGCTCCCGTCCTTGACCCAAAAGATCCTGCCCAGCCTCCTATTCCACTGGATCTGCACCAGGAGTGGCATGTCCTGGCTCATGAGGTGCGGCAGAGCAATGCTCCCATCCTGCTGGCCCGGCTGCAGCCTCCTACATTGCAGGCGCTGCGATCTGCTCTCTCCCCCAGGGCGGGGATGCAGGAGCTCTTTCCCCATATCCTCCACTTCAGCGGCCATGCCTGGAGGGAGGGGCTTCTTTTAGAGGATGATCTCGGCCAGGTCCATCCCGCCAGCACCGGGGAGATACTGGATGCTCTGAATGGTCTTCCCCAGCCCCTGGACCTGGTGGTGCTCAACGGCTGTGAGAGCGCCGCCGATGCCCGCTCAGTGGCACAGGCCCTGCTGGATGGCGGACGGGCCAGGGCGGTGGTGGGCCACGAGCGCCCTGTCCTCGACTCTGAGGCGGTGGCCTTCGCCGGCCGGCTGTATGCAGAGCTTACCGGCGGCTTTCCTCTGAAGGATGCAGTTGATCAAGCCCGCAGAAAGGTGACCACTCACGAGGTTATGCTGCTGGGGGATGACGGACTGCGCTTTGAGATGCTGAACAGAGGAGAGCCGGTGATTGACCGCCGGCGGGCGGCCGCGAGCCTCCTCTCCGCCCAGATCGGTCCCTTTCTGGGCAGGGGGAGTGACCTGGTGCAGATCTCAGGGATCTTGAGCCATCCCCCGGCGGTCGTTGTTCTCTTTGGCCCGCCGGGCATCGGCAAGACCAGCCTGATCCTGCAGGCTGCTCTTCGCAACCAATGGCGCTTTCCCGGCGGGGTGGCATATGCCTGCGGCCCCAGGTCCGGAAGCGGCACTGCTACCGAAATGCTCAGGGATCTGGCAGGCGGTCTGGGGCTTTCCCCTCCCGCAGGCAGGGAGGAGGAGGTGCTGCGGATACACACTGCCAGCCATCCCACCCTCATGCTATTGGACAACCTGGAATCCCTCCCCCAGGAGGAGATGGAGCAGTTGAGCGATTCTCTGCGCCATCTGGGAGGGGAGAGCGCAGCCCTGCTCGCTCTGCGGCCATCCAGCCAGACTCTGGAGGATCTGCCCCTGGCCAGGTCCATATCTCTGCATCATGGGCTGGCCGGGGCAGAGGCAGAGAGATATGCCCTCTATCTTGCCAGGCAGAAGGGCATTCCCCTGGACGGGGCCGACGCCCGGCTAATCGCCTGCTCTGTGGACGGCCATCCTCTGCTGATAGAGAAGATTGTGGCCCAGGCGAGGCGGGGAGACCTGAAGGATCTGCTGGATGATGTGATGAGGCGCCAGGGCGATTTTGCCGCCCAGATCGGCAGAGTCTATAAGTGGTGCCAGGATCGCCTCGATGATGAGCGAAGAGATGCCTGGGCCTCTCTGCCCCTATTTCCTGCCGGCGCTGCTCCGGAGACTCTTTTAAAGGCGGCAGCCGGCAAGGGCGGCCCTCAGGCCCTGAGGGAGGCAGCCCTGGCGGACTTCGACCCCGAGGGGCAGGCCTGGCGGTGGCATGCCACTGTGGCCGAGTACGCCAGCAGCCACTGGCCCATCCCTCCCGAGGAGAGGCAGAAGCGGCTGCTGGCGCTCGCCCCTGCCTGGACATTGTGGCTGGAGCGGCTTTCCGGTGGGGAGAAGAGCATATCGAGGATTGAGGATCAGCATCTCAACCTGGATTTGATGGTCCAGGCATCTGCCGGCGGCTGCCAAGAGTGCCGGCCATTTCTGGAGGCACTAAGAGAAAAGCTGCCCCCGCCGGATCGCACCCCTGATCCTGAGGGAGCTGATAGCCAGGCTCCGCCAGGCCAGACTGGAGGGGCTGGAGCCTGGGGAAGAGGAGGAGAGGGCCAGACGGCTGAATGACCTTGGAATTGCCCTCTCCGCCCTGGGCCGGCGGGAGGATGCGCTGGCCTCTGCTCAGGAGGCCGTTGAAATCCATCGCAAGCTCGCCCGTTCCAACCCTGCTGCCTTCCTGCCCGACCTGGCCACAAGCCTCAACAACCTTGGCAACCGCCTCTCCGCGCTGGGCCGGCAAAAGGAGGCGATGGCCTCCGCCCAGGAGGCCGTTGATATCCATCGCCATCTCGCCCAGTCCAACCCCTCCGCCTTCCTGCCCGACCTGGCCACAAGCCTCAACAACCTTGGCGCACCGCTTCTCCGCGCTGGGCCGGCGGGAGGAGGCGCTCGCTCCCGCCCAGCAGGCCGTTGAAATCCTTCGCAAGCTCGCTCAGTCCAACCCTGCCGCCTTCCTGCCCGACCTGGCCACAAGCCTCAACAACCTTGGCATATTCCTCTCCGCACTGGGCCGGCGGGAGGATGCGCTCGCTCTCACCCAGGGAGGCCGTTGATATCCCTTCGCAAGCTCGCTCAGTCCAACCCCTCCGCCTTCCTGCCTGACCTGGCCACGAGCCTCAACAACCTTGGCACATTCCTCTCCGCGCTGGGCCGGCGGAAGGATGCGCTCGCTCTCACCCAGGAGGCCGTTGATATCCGTCGCAAGCTCGCCCAGTCCAACCCCGCTGCCTTCCTGCCCGACCTGGCCCGGAGCCTCAACAGCCTTGGCAACCGTCTCTCCGCGCTGGGCCGACTGGAGGAGGCGCTCGCTCCCACCCAGGAGGCCGTTGAAATCCGTCGCAAGTTCGCTCAATCCAACCTCGCTGCCTTCCTGCCCGACCTGGCCACAAGCCTCAACAACCTTGGCGCATCCCTCTCTGATCTGGGCCGGTGGGAGGATGCGCTTGCTCCCGCCCAGGAGGCCACTGAAATCCTTCGCAGGCTCGCTCATTCCAACCCCGCCGCCTTCCTGCCCCACCTGGCCACAAGCCTCAACAACCTTGGCGCATTCCTCTCCGCGCTGGGCCGGCGGGAGGATGCGCTCGCTCCCGTCCAGGAGTCCGTTGATATCCATCGCCAGCTCGCCCGTTCCAACCCCGCCGCCTTCCTGCCTGACCTGGCTGGAAGCCTCAACAACCTTGGCGCATCCCTCTCTGATCTGGGCCGGCGGGAGGATGCGCTCGCTTTCGCCCAAGAGGCCGTTGATATCCGTCGCAAGCTCGCCCAGCCCAACCCCGCCGCCTTCCTGCCCGGCCTGGCCAAAAGCCTTGGTGCATTTGGCAGTGTATTGAGCTCCCTTGAGCAGCACGAGAAGGCAACCGGGATCTTTGCCGAGGGATTGCAGCACATCGCACCCTTCTACCAAGAGCATCCCGATGCCTTTGCCCCCCTGGCCGGGTCCCTGCAGGATTCCTACCTCCAGTCATGCCGGGAGGCGGACATCAAGCCGGATGAAAAGCTGCTAATTATGAGAAAAAAATAGTTAACTCTCGATCAAACCACTAAGAGGCAGAGTGCTACCAGGATATGACCCTGTAGACCCAGTTGGCCAGCAGCGTCCAGGCCTTGACGCAACCTGAACCCTTCTCCAGCTTCTCTTTGTCTTTCTCAGAATACCTGACCTTATCCTTCATCCATGAGTCCATGATGATCTCTCACCTCTCATTTGAATATAACAATATCGGTTCACAGGAGAGAGCAGGCCGGTGCAAGAAGAAAAATTCATCTCCTGGAAGGATCATAGAGCCGAGAAGATGAACGACCTTGCCCCTTCCGCAGATCTCATATCCCTGGCGCAGGAGTCTCTTGCCAGCAGAGAAGAGGCGATGAAAAGAGAGCTGGCGGCAAAATACCTTCTCTGCGAGGATGAGGCCTCGGATATAGTCTCCTCATTCTTGCAGAGGTCTTATGGCCCGGCTTTCGCCCTAACGGAGGAGATCGCCAGAAGAGAGGGAACGGTGCTGCTTTTCATCGGCAGAAAGGACTGCGCCATCTGCCAGCGCTGCCAGCCGATATTGAACGAATTCATCCTCGAGCACAAGGATATTGAGCCGGTGATCCTTGACTACTCCCAGCCCGAGGGGTTGCTCTATCACCTGATCCATAGAGATGAGCAGGGAATGCTGCCTCTGATTGCCTTCATCTCCTGCGGCAAGATAATGATGAAGAGCTGCGGGGAGTGCGCCGCCATTCAGATTTATGACGAGCATTATCGCAACATGAGTGAAGAGTGCAGGCAAAATATATATGTTCACTGAGATCGCACCGATGGGTGCGAGGAAGAATATGACCAAGATTGTGCTCAACTTCAAGACCTACCGTGAGTCAACCGGCCGGGAGGCCCTGCGCCTGGCAGAGATCTGCGAGGATATCTCTCAGGACTATTCTGTGCAGATGATAGTGGCACCGCAGGCGGCAGACATTCGTGCCCTATCCCAGGGGGTCAGAATCCCGGTCTACGCCCAGCATGTGGACGGCGTCGGCTACGGAGGATACACCGGCCACATAACTGCTGCCTCCCTGAAGGCTGCAGGGGCCAGTGGAGCGCTCATAAACCACTCTGAGAGAAGGCTCAAGCTGGCGGATATGGAGGCCTCCCTCTCTGCTTGCCGCGACTTTGGCCTCAAGAGCATCATCTGCACCAACAATGTGGCCACCACCCGGGCGGCAGCAGCCCTTGAACCCGATTATGTGGCAGTGGAACCCCCAGAGCTGATAGGAAGCGGCATTCCTGTATCCAAGGCCAATCCCAGTGTGATCAGCGATTCAGTCAGCGCAGTCAAGAGGATCGCCCCTCAGGTGGGAGTCCTGTGCGGCGCGGGAATAACCCACGGAGAGGATCTGAAGATCGCCCTGGATCTGGGATCGGAGGGCGTCCTTTTAGCATCGGGGATCATAAAGGCCAAAGATCAGCGTCTGGCTTTGGAAGACCTGGTGACCGGGGCAAAATAGATGATGGCGGTGCATGTCAGAGTCTCAGGCCGGGTGCAGGGGGTCTATTACCGCGCCTATACCCGCGACCGGGCCAAATCCCTGGGAGTCAACGGCTGGGTGCGAAATATCCCTGGCGGAGGGGTGGAGGCGGTGCTGGAGGGGGAGAGGCATCAGGTAGGAGAGCTGCTCCGAGCTATGAAGACCGGGCCTTCCGGCTCTGCAGTCCTGGGAATGGAGCTCTCTGAGATCGAGGCCAAAGGCTATAATGATTTTGAGATAAAATATTAATCGGATGTGATCTATTGCTTACCATCAACAGATACAAGTGCTGCTACTGTGGTGCCTGCGTCAGTGTATGCCCGACATGCGCCCTGGAGCTGGTGGAGACCTGGCTGGAGATTTCCGCAGACTGCAAAGAGTGCGGCATCTGCACCAAGATATGCCCGGTGGGAGCGCTGGAGGTCGAGGCATGAAGTGCGATGTGATTGTAGTGGGGGCGGGCCCGGGCGGCTCCATGGCTGCGAAGACGGCGGCAGATGCCGGCCTTAATGTGGTCCTGCTGGAGAAACGGCAGGAGATCGGCGATCCGGTGCGCTGCGCTGAGGGGGTGGGCAAGAGGTCTCTGTGCAAGATGGTCAAGCCCGAGCCGGGATGGATTGCTGCTGAGGTGAAGGGGGCTAAGATCTTCTCTCCGGATGGAAGCCATATAGTCATGTCCGAGGACAGGAGCGGCAGCGAGGTGGGCTATGTTCTGGAGAGGAAGGTCTTCGACCGGGGCCTGGCCATGAATGCCGCCCGCGCCGGAGCACGGGTGATGGTCAAGACCCGCGCCACCGGCCTGCTGATGAGGGATGGCGTTCCTTATGGGGTCAATGCCCTGCAGGTGGGAGAGCCTTTGCAGATCGAGGCCCCGATCATCATCGGTGCAGACGGCGTGGAGTCCAAGGTGGGCCGCTGGGCGGGGATTGACACCACCCTCAACCTCAAGGACATAGAGTCCTGCGCCCAGTTCCTGATCTCAGATCCCGGTGTGGACAAGGACTACACCAGGTTCTATCTGGGAAACAGCATTGCTCCATCAGGGTACGCCTGGTCATTTCCCAAGGGGGAGGGGCTGGCCAATATCGGCCTGGGCGTGCTGGGAAGCAGGTGCAAACCTGGCGAAGCAGTCCGCCTGCTGCAGGAGTTCACCAAGACCCACTTTCCCAATGGCAAGATCGTGGAGATGGTGGTGGGCGGAGATCCCTGCTCCGGCCCCATCGAGTCGACCACTGCTGATGGGGTGATGCTGGTGGGA
This genomic stretch from Methanothrix sp. harbors:
- a CDS encoding lipopolysaccharide assembly protein LapB; translation: MLFLSTDPQHFEEEDLSLLRAVQGLDIRLQIGETASFEELKESIKSLQPHLVYLSGEANLSAGASGREAGFAFMDPAGKPDMRSAEEIARALEGGGVECIILGGGRRGPDPARDLLCQRLAEDLSVAVAWNGSFAPQGIISPLSQGLAVHEAIWGRGREMLKKILGGDEDGKEGAIQAYPFIYLVREPRGLFDPHKEREEEEAGYQMLPPMPGMTEGHAGGFVNRRRDLHRLYPDLRQGISNTLIITGEPGRGKSALANRLARMLAASGYLVIPLGGSIHNPITSARILEAAGRQLAAASELQGRERANGLLDSALSAGERLAALMELLRSNRILMLWDDLGLEEGTGMISDPHLGELFQQMVKGLRSSRAIITCSEAPADVPILPRLARSWRLDMLSQAAFLRFVLQDRATGERYRNGELSFDALADLYAQYKRDPSGLEQIRSALAEGLPSGGDPLSWLLESLSPESLLTLQRMAVYDVAMSAEGLAAAAMSSPERIIESLPLWEGLSLCHKAGELWAVHSSARAALREGLSLEERRDAHKRAGAFLEEMAEAGRSQDLSLLRLDALLEARGHYLEGGDLAEARRVTFRISSYLDRRGYHSELIRLNREIAEREEEEGKEQGDGPEPDTMNWIAQAYSNQMDLENAVRWYRRALDIAPNAISYQGLGMINLSQGEYDQAEENLHKAEQFYLSRNDRQGRAAVLQALASIDMAQKSGSAAKEKLERAARILEELGDKMGEAAVLQKMAGIDMMRRHFDSARPSLARSLQLAREMGDRSGEAVLLFNLADLDRETGELARAAGELDQALAITRELGDSKGTAASLHGLGMIFSQAGEKEKAAEHFREALSTYQELEDKPGEAGALFQLGALAVQMDRIGEGLRLMALSAVVLRSINSDEVKSIEPVVERLASQLNYSQDQFVAMLQEVMHSYVKDRGMGLVKRTFEDKGSIK
- a CDS encoding DHH family phosphoesterase, which produces MNQCERCQGRGVLKIGEKPCPNCNGKGTTESISLGEASDNDMKSLIESGSATCSVCHGSGKIPLTESCPECHGLGREYLCVVCGTKLESKKEFCERCAKKPLVHILDPACDIRDISVGDIYQGKVSGLANFGAFVDLSDSVRGLAHNKYLKSRPEAGDSILVIVRNILPNGNIELEPVELKEYNTVEVEKELPLSKAADLHRLVGKTIMIKGEVIQVKQTGGPTIFTLADDSGLVFCAAFERAGVRAYSDIDSDMMVRVIGEATLRNNQVQVEIKSMKRLWGGEASQVKEQIEKAIDLRAEPAQTEFLVESEIMERLRPAMRAVAKEIRRAILKSQPIVVRHHADADGISAAVAIEMAILPLIAEVGGPDAEYHNYRRAPSKAPFYELEDVTKDLTFALEDQNRHGQKMPLIVLMDNGSTEEDVPAMRLAQVYGLEMLVVDHHHPHKIVDQFLVAHVNPAHAGGDFGLTTGMLATEIARMIQPGIENKILHFPAVSAVGDRSEAPEAEEYIRLVEERFSRDDLKKIALALDFEAFWQRFNDGRGMINDILCLGRLDRHQKIVELLCEQANSAIDEQLRASMGNVKSTKLPNGIIMNVLDVENFAHKFTFPPPGKTSGEVHDRLCQKYDGKPVVTIGYGPDFAVLRSRGVRMNIPQMVKELMEEIPNGGVSGGGHLVVGSIKFVGGMRKEVLAKLAEKIAACPVEEVPVEAQALGAEAM
- a CDS encoding ATP-grasp domain-containing protein codes for the protein MRRISDKLWQARWLERNGFPFIRTEASAEGLDFPVMIKPRRGAGGVGCRVARTRSELDWGEGLIYQEVVAGRPASVSVISDGKEARALAANEQLIGESWTGAAGFRYCGNITPLEPHPESDIAGMAEGIVSRLGLVGSNGVDLLITEEGAVVVEVNCRFQASLDSVQCATGVNLFQAHLNSFRGVLPERPAIICSAGRAILYASRPLKIKERLLFPWTADVPRPGSRAERGDPFISVLARGSNREEVVSRLRERGDLVRKALH